The nucleotide sequence TCACCTTGTCTCTCTGATTCCAAACGCCCACCTCTGTTCCTCACGAGGGAGTTAAATCTAAACAATTTCAGAATGCCGGCAGAATGAGCTGCTTACGCTGTGCTGATCATGTCCAACTTGTTTGAGAGTCCCCTTTCTCAGGGTGACCTACATGGAGGCTTAAACTAAGAGGATCTCCAAAGACTTATGAAGGAGACCGATTGGTAGTACAAATTTATGAAGAGCAGGTAGCCTCTTGTACTCTCCAGTGATCTCATCATGGCAAAGGATGTGTAGGATTATATTATACGTTCATGTTGAATCATCAAACCATTTGCCTTTTCGCTGATGGTGATGGATTCCTATCGAAATCACTGAGAAGTAGACGAAACGCTGTTGAAAAATTACTCATTATAGAAGAACTTGCTTTTTGTGATCATCTACAAGTATAAAGGGCTAAACCAGAGATGAAACGAGAGAAGAAATTATGTGGAATTGCTAGGTCTCTGTTCCAATATTACGATGTGGTAGGAAGGAAAGCCTCTTTTGTCTCATTTGTCTAATTTATTCCCATTTTTTCTAAATTAATCTTCTTAGGGTGTAGTAATTTCCAATGTCTGCAAACCCAACCACAACAAAAGCAGCAGTCACTGAAACCAGCTTAAAATATTGTGTTATAATATTTAAACCCACAAGTAAATTTGTCGATTAATGGCGACAAAGTCTCATCACCATCTCTTCTCTTCCCCCCTTTTCCTTTGTTCTGGTTTCCCAATTCTATGTCTATATAGGAGGCGAGTGATCATAGCATGAGACGCACGTAGGTAGACAAAACAACAGTGATGGAAGTGGCTATGGAGGAAGCAGTAGCTCCCTCCGGCTGcagctccaccaccaccaccatggaCGACGACTTTATATGTGCCTGGAACGACTGGAACCCTGCCGTGGACTGGGGATCGTTCTCCTCCGTCGCAGACGATTTCCACGAGCTCATCGAGTCCATGATGTGCCCCGACGTCGTTGACAGCCCTGACGGCCTCATGTCCGTGTCCCAAACTCCGTCCTACAACTCGAGCCCAAGCAGCATGGCGACAAGTGCCGACACGCCTGCTGAGGAGGATGTGGGTGCCGGCGGTAGTCATGACGGCGATGAGAAGGGCCTTCGGCTTGTTCACCTGCtggtggcggcggcggaagcCCTTGCGGGTCCGCACAAGAGCCCGGAGCTAGCCCGGGTGATATTGGTTCGGCTCAAAGAGTTGGTGTTGCAGGCCGGTGCCGGCGCTGGCGTCGGCGGGACGAGCATAGAGCGTCTGACTGCGCATTTCACCGATGCCTTACAAGGCCTGCTCGACGGTAGCACCAGTGCTCACTGTGGTGGCCGAAATTCATTCCGCGACGGCCACCTCCTCCACCACACGTCCGATGTGCTCACGGCGTTCCAGCTGCTCCAAGACATGTCTCCTTACATAAAGTTCGGCCACTTCACGGCCAACCAGGCGATCTTGGAAGAGACCCTGGGCGAGCGCCGAATCCACATAATCGACTACGACATCGCCGAGGGAGTACAGTGGGCCTCCCTGTTGCAGGCGCTGGTGTCGCGCCCCGGCGGGTCCCCGCCGCCGCACCTGCGCATCACCGCCGTCACACGAGGAGGAAGCCGCGCCATGCGGGAGACCGGGCGGCTTCTGGCGGCGTTCGCGGCATCGGTCGGGCAGCCTTTCTCCTTCTCACAGTGCCGCCTCGACGCCGACGAGCAGTTCCGCCCCGCGGGTGTGAAGGTGGTGAAGGGCGAGACGTTGGTGATGAACTGCGTGCTCCACCCGACCATGAACAACACACGGAGTGGGTCGGCGTCGTCGGTGGCTTCATTCCTGCGGGGAGCGGTGGAGCTCGGGGCGAAGGTTGTGAcgctggtggaggaggaggagcaggagcaGTCTGAAGAGAGAAGCTTTGTGAGGAGGTTCATGGGGGAGTTGCACAGGTACTCGGCAGTGTGGGACTCATTGGAGGCCGGGTTTCCGATGCAAGGGAAGGCGAGGGGAATGGTGGAGAGGGTCATACTCGCGCCGAGGATCGCCGGAGCGGTCGGCAGGGCATACCGAGACAGCAAGGAAGAAGAAACCGACGGTAGGTGGGGGAAGTGGATGGCTGTCATGGGCTTTGGGAGAGTTAGGATCAGCTGCTTCAACCACTGCCAGGCCAAGCTGCTTCTGGGGCTGTTCAACGACGGGTACAGCGTGGAGGAGGATGGCAGTAACAAGCTGGCGTTGGGATGGAAGTCAAGAAGGTTGCTTTCTGCTTCAGTGTGGAAGCcgcctctttctcctcctcctccatgtcctcCATCACCCATTCGTGTAGGAATTGTAACTCCTGATGGGCTCACGGCCAGCTTTGAGGATTCTGATTTCGTCAGTGATTGAATGTTATTTCCTATGTCTTCGGGTTCAGTTTTTGTTGTTCTAGACTTGCTACTCTGGTCTGTCTCTTCAAGTTGCTAACCTGGTTTGTTGAAATTACTGCTTACTTTGTGCACTATTAGATTCCGAGTTCAGGAGAAAAGTGTTCTTTCCTCTTTGCTTCTTCTTCTGTTGGTCTTCTTTTCACAACAAGATttagataaaaaagaagaatgataAAGCATAGAATATTAATAAGCTATATTTGACAATTGTGATAAACCAGAAAGTTGCATTCCAATCAATGATAAGATTATCATTTTTAGGACTGCTGGAGAGAAAGAGGTAAGAAGTTTAACATAGGACATATTAGCTGACAAATGAACAGAGGACAGAGTGCAtgacttacatatatatatatatatatatgtatatatatgtatatatatgtatatatatatgtatatgtatatgtatatatatatatgtatatatatgtatatatatgtatatatatatgtatatatatatgtatatatatatatgtatatatatatgtatgtatatatatatatatatatatatatatatgtatatatatatatgtatatatatatatgtatatatatatatgtatatatatatatatgtatatatatatgtatatatatatatgtatatatatatacatatatatatatatatatatatatatatttatatatatatgtatatatatgtatatacatgtatatgcatatatatatgtatatatatgcatatacatgtatatacatatatatacatataaatataaatataaatataaataaataaataaatatatatatatatatatatatatatatatatatatatattgttagagtaaacaaccttaagccgtggcctcgggatcgacgcgacttggttcgggtccggctgACGGGGATCTCTCTAGGACGTTCCTCGAGATTGCTGAGGTAGTCGAttacggtggtccgatcgggatggGGTCGCCATTTCCAccgggcaagaactcctcgcctgcgtatccagtggggaccttcggcttcgcacctgcacaaaggtcgggtcggggtgctcggcccgacccttccgacgatcaagtcagatgaagtgaagaggtctttttttttttgtgttcccCTTCACCCTTGTTCCTCTCGGGAGCGGGGTTTTTATAGGGTGACTTGTTGTGTCTGTTGTGCCTAATTTGCAGGGAACAGGATCGTACTCCTGGCCACGTCTGACAGAAGTGTTGGCGTGGTGTGAAGGATTGGGCCTGAGCAggacgttaatgcgcctcgaccggcgttctggtccgtttgaccaggtgctatcgggtcgatcgaggcgtgaggcgtcatctggggcagtTGACGTTAGCCtgagtcttgtcgccattattatccGAATCATATTCCCCCTTGGAAAGAAGCTATGCCTCGGTCGTTGTaatgggagtccgaggcatggcttcagctttccgTATTTGTTCTTGCCAGGCGGCTGCTGGTCCGTTACCAGGGGCGTGGTCCGGATTTAGCAAATAAGGGAGGCTGGGCGTGTGGCGGTGGTCTCGGACAGCATGCAGCTTGAGGAGAACGTCTCAGGTGGGCAGGTCGCGCAGAGGAAGTGGTCTCGGGTGAcatgcagtcgaggagcacgactcaggcggtctTGGCCGcacagaggttgtggtctcgagCGACATGTAGCCAAGGAGCTcggcgcaagcgggctggccacgcaggtgtggtctcggggagcatggagtcgaggagcacgacgtaggcgggctggccgtgcaggtgtggtcttggggagcatggagccgaggagcacgacgcaggtaggCTGGTcgcacaggcgtggtctcggggagcatggtgccgaggagcacgatgcaagcgGGCTGGCCTTGCACGCGTGGTCTTGGGgagcatggagtcgaggagcacgacgcaggcgggctggccgcgcaggtgtagtctcggggagcatggagccgaggagaatgacgcaggcgggctggccgcacaggtgtggtctcgggcaacatgcagccgaggagcacgacgcaggcgggcaggccgcgcaggtgtggtctcgggcatcatgcggccgaggagcacgacgcaggcgggcaagccacgtaggtgtggtctcgagcatcatgcggccgaggagtacGATGCAGGTGGGCTGGCCATGCAGAGGCGGTCTCGGGCAGACTGCGGCCAAGGGACatggctcaggcgggcaagccgtgctgaggtggactcgggcagtctacGGCCGAGCCGTGTAGATACAAAAGGGGGTTAGGCCGGAGCTAACCGCGAGCCGGGAGGCagtcaggtagatactgagcTTTCactcggaagagactgaggcagggcctagattccttttacgaggactacatcggatagccaTCACGGGTGCTTGACTTCTTCTATGGAGTCCGCTACCAAAAGTCGCTCCTCCTCCTCACGGCCACCCAAGCCTCCgccgcgatgtactggttagcctgctggagcatatctggtactgtggtggggggtcgctccacgagggaccaaaAGAATCTGAAAGGTCGCAGGCCTGTCATAAAcgcctgcatcaatagagaaggAAGAGCGTCCGGTAATCCCCGGATTTGCGTTGCAAaacgattcacaaaatgggagaggggcttttCCTCCCTCTTGTTGAGTCCGAGGAGAAGCGTCGCGAAAGGCTTCGGCCGTGCATAggccacgaagtggagctcgaagtccttgacgagctggtcgaaggaggcaATCGTTCTGACCTTCAAGCCGCCATACCACGCGTGAgccggccctctcagagtggtggGA is from Musa acuminata AAA Group cultivar baxijiao chromosome BXJ3-8, Cavendish_Baxijiao_AAA, whole genome shotgun sequence and encodes:
- the LOC135644920 gene encoding protein NODULATION SIGNALING PATHWAY 2-like, with the translated sequence MEVAMEEAVAPSGCSSTTTTMDDDFICAWNDWNPAVDWGSFSSVADDFHELIESMMCPDVVDSPDGLMSVSQTPSYNSSPSSMATSADTPAEEDVGAGGSHDGDEKGLRLVHLLVAAAEALAGPHKSPELARVILVRLKELVLQAGAGAGVGGTSIERLTAHFTDALQGLLDGSTSAHCGGRNSFRDGHLLHHTSDVLTAFQLLQDMSPYIKFGHFTANQAILEETLGERRIHIIDYDIAEGVQWASLLQALVSRPGGSPPPHLRITAVTRGGSRAMRETGRLLAAFAASVGQPFSFSQCRLDADEQFRPAGVKVVKGETLVMNCVLHPTMNNTRSGSASSVASFLRGAVELGAKVVTLVEEEEQEQSEERSFVRRFMGELHRYSAVWDSLEAGFPMQGKARGMVERVILAPRIAGAVGRAYRDSKEEETDGRWGKWMAVMGFGRVRISCFNHCQAKLLLGLFNDGYSVEEDGSNKLALGWKSRRLLSASVWKPPLSPPPPCPPSPIRVGIVTPDGLTASFEDSDFVSD